A section of the Methanosarcina mazei S-6 genome encodes:
- a CDS encoding universal stress protein, protein MTSNLYRNIVIATDGSANSMKAISRGIEVAKVSGATVHVVHVVDSPSIISDVWTAGKDMIHEMMMSDGKKILSKAKKTIEDSGVEVKDVLLDGHPGEEIIKFAERNNIDLIVMGTLGKTGLEKFLMGSVAEKVVRHSKVPVMIVRNGN, encoded by the coding sequence ATGACCAGTAATTTATACCGAAATATAGTGATTGCAACAGACGGATCCGCAAATTCCATGAAGGCAATTTCCCGCGGTATTGAGGTTGCAAAAGTTAGCGGAGCCACTGTCCATGTAGTTCACGTGGTGGATTCTCCCTCTATAATTTCTGACGTCTGGACTGCTGGCAAAGACATGATCCATGAAATGATGATGAGTGATGGAAAGAAAATATTATCAAAAGCTAAGAAGACGATAGAAGACTCGGGAGTTGAGGTAAAAGATGTCCTTCTGGACGGCCATCCAGGTGAAGAAATTATCAAATTTGCAGAGCGTAACAATATCGACCTTATAGTAATGGGCACACTCGGAAAAACCGGACTTGAAAAATTTTTGATGGGAAGTGTTGCAGAAAAAGTGGTAAGGCATTCAAAAGTCCCTGTCATGATTGTACGAAACGGGAATTAA
- a CDS encoding DNA topoisomerase I, whose amino-acid sequence MHLIVTEKNIAARRIAAILAPKSPKKERVSGVDVYRYEIGSGENRQETAVVGLSGHIVGIDFPKEYNNWQKVDARDLIDAEITTTPINRKIVTALKSLGKEADRVTIATDYDREGELIGVEALNIIKKVNPKIPFDRVRYSAITPKAIEVAFSNPTNVDFNLADAGHSRQVIDLVWGAALTRYISLAAGRLGKMFLSVGRVQSPTLSLIVDREKERNIFVPTPYWEIHVELEDAAGETFSAQHSTRRFLDKEEASKVFRKLGKKAELKEIEKGTKTDQPPTPFNTTGFISAANSIGLSPANAMRIAESLYTNGYISYPRTDNTVYPDTLDLKAQIEIFKEGPFKEYANTLLEKPELVPTRGKKETTDHPPIFPASLAKESDLKEDEWKVYELVVRRFFATFAGPSIWETMRLKLDIEGEEFRANGARLLEPGWRWYYPYNAPEDRLLPELKEGDLLKVIKKEMLDKETQPPGRYGQGRLINIMEELGLGTKATRHEIISKLYSRAYIHGNPVQPTNTSFSVMDTLEKYSPTITKPDMTKLLEENMDKIAEGKIKEEAVLEESREMLKQVFSELDKNRDNIIESLQAGLREDKIIGDCSLCGNELMIRRSKRGSRFIGCSNYPNCTFSLPLPKSGQIIVTDKLCEAHGLHHIRIINQGKRAWDLGCPQCNFIEWQKTQKEEQAQQPKKERPKSIKDLEGVGKATAGKLEEAGITSVEALAEADPVELAKTIKTSVKKIKNWQTSCNGGAVEDL is encoded by the coding sequence ATGCATCTTATCGTAACGGAAAAAAATATAGCGGCAAGGAGGATAGCTGCGATTCTGGCTCCTAAAAGTCCTAAAAAGGAAAGAGTCAGCGGAGTGGACGTATACCGGTACGAGATCGGTTCCGGCGAAAACAGACAGGAAACTGCAGTTGTGGGGCTTTCCGGCCATATTGTCGGGATAGACTTCCCAAAGGAGTACAACAACTGGCAGAAAGTCGATGCCAGAGACCTTATAGACGCCGAGATTACAACAACCCCGATCAACCGGAAGATAGTGACCGCTTTAAAGAGCCTTGGAAAAGAAGCGGATAGGGTCACTATTGCAACTGACTACGACCGCGAAGGAGAACTCATAGGGGTAGAAGCTCTGAATATCATAAAAAAGGTTAACCCGAAAATTCCTTTCGACAGGGTCCGTTACAGTGCAATAACTCCAAAAGCAATTGAAGTCGCATTCTCAAATCCTACAAATGTTGATTTTAACCTTGCAGATGCAGGACATTCCAGGCAGGTAATTGACCTTGTCTGGGGAGCTGCCCTTACCAGATACATTTCCCTTGCAGCAGGCAGGCTCGGAAAAATGTTTCTTTCCGTGGGAAGGGTCCAGTCCCCAACCCTTTCTCTTATTGTTGACAGGGAGAAAGAGAGAAATATATTTGTCCCAACCCCTTACTGGGAAATCCACGTAGAACTCGAAGACGCTGCAGGAGAGACTTTTTCAGCCCAGCATTCTACCCGCCGTTTTCTGGATAAAGAGGAAGCTTCAAAGGTATTCAGGAAACTGGGCAAAAAAGCGGAATTAAAGGAAATCGAAAAGGGAACAAAGACAGACCAGCCTCCCACACCTTTTAATACTACGGGCTTTATCAGCGCGGCAAACTCAATCGGTCTCAGCCCTGCAAACGCCATGCGCATAGCCGAATCCCTTTATACCAACGGTTATATTTCATACCCCAGGACAGACAACACGGTTTATCCCGATACTCTTGACCTGAAGGCTCAAATAGAGATATTCAAAGAAGGACCTTTTAAAGAATATGCAAATACACTTCTTGAAAAGCCCGAACTTGTTCCTACCCGTGGTAAAAAAGAAACCACAGACCACCCGCCTATCTTTCCTGCTTCCCTTGCAAAGGAATCCGACCTCAAAGAAGATGAGTGGAAAGTTTACGAGCTTGTAGTCAGGCGCTTTTTTGCAACCTTTGCCGGACCGAGCATATGGGAAACCATGAGGCTTAAACTTGATATCGAAGGAGAGGAGTTCAGGGCAAACGGGGCAAGGCTTCTTGAACCCGGATGGCGCTGGTATTATCCGTACAATGCTCCTGAAGACAGGCTGCTCCCGGAACTTAAGGAAGGTGACTTATTAAAGGTGATAAAGAAAGAGATGCTGGATAAAGAAACCCAGCCTCCGGGACGTTACGGGCAGGGAAGGCTTATCAATATAATGGAAGAGCTCGGGCTCGGGACAAAAGCAACCCGCCACGAGATTATAAGCAAGCTATATTCCAGGGCTTATATCCACGGAAACCCTGTTCAGCCTACTAATACCTCTTTTTCCGTAATGGACACTCTGGAGAAATATTCGCCTACTATTACAAAGCCGGATATGACAAAGCTGCTTGAAGAAAATATGGACAAAATAGCAGAGGGTAAAATCAAAGAGGAAGCTGTCCTTGAAGAGTCCCGCGAGATGCTCAAGCAGGTCTTTTCTGAACTCGATAAAAACAGGGATAATATCATAGAATCTTTACAGGCAGGTCTCCGGGAAGATAAAATCATAGGCGATTGCTCTTTATGCGGAAACGAACTCATGATCCGCAGGTCAAAAAGGGGAAGCCGTTTCATAGGCTGCAGCAATTACCCTAACTGTACTTTCTCCCTGCCCCTGCCGAAAAGCGGACAGATCATAGTGACCGATAAGCTCTGCGAAGCTCACGGCCTGCACCATATCCGCATAATCAACCAGGGAAAAAGAGCATGGGACCTTGGATGTCCCCAGTGCAATTTCATAGAATGGCAGAAGACCCAGAAGGAAGAGCAGGCACAGCAGCCGAAAAAAGAAAGGCCCAAATCCATTAAAGACCTCGAAGGCGTGGGAAAAGCCACCGCAGGAAAACTGGAAGAAGCCGGTATCACAAGTGTTGAAGCCCTGGCAGAAGCAGACCCTGTGGAACTTGCAAAAACCATAAAGACAAGTGTAAAGAAAATCAAAAACTGGCAGACCTCATGCAATGGCGGCGCAGTTGAGGATTTGTAA
- a CDS encoding TIGR00725 family protein gives MKPPVRKQIGVIGAGNCNKETRSLAEAVGKEIAKKGAVLLCGGLGGVMEAAACGAKQEGGTTIGILPGTCREDANPWIDIAITTGMGHARNSLIAQSSDALIAISGEYGTLSEIALGLKMGKPVIVLDCKWEIEGIYRVKDPQKAVEFALEIIEGC, from the coding sequence GTGAAACCGCCAGTAAGAAAACAGATAGGCGTCATCGGAGCCGGAAACTGCAACAAGGAGACCAGATCCCTTGCTGAAGCCGTGGGAAAAGAGATTGCAAAAAAAGGAGCTGTACTTCTCTGCGGAGGCCTTGGAGGTGTAATGGAAGCAGCAGCCTGTGGAGCAAAACAGGAAGGGGGAACGACCATAGGAATTTTGCCAGGAACATGCAGGGAAGACGCTAACCCCTGGATAGATATAGCCATTACCACCGGAATGGGGCATGCCAGAAACTCTCTTATAGCCCAGTCGTCGGATGCTTTAATTGCAATTTCCGGAGAATACGGCACCCTTTCGGAAATAGCCCTCGGGCTGAAAATGGGGAAGCCGGTGATAGTTCTTGACTGCAAATGGGAAATAGAAGGCATTTACAGGGTAAAAGACCCTCAAAAGGCAGTAGAATTTGCTCTGGAGATTATTGAAGGCTGTTAG
- a CDS encoding DUF367 family protein — MNQTKSRDIPLYIYHAGQCDPKKCTGRKMARFELARLYDRISRLPRSAILLDPMAEKALSPADDPKKGIIVLDCSREEVERVFPELEKLNLEHRALPYMLAGNPVNFGRPFKLNSAEAFAAALYILGYKEQAEKVMSKFNWGHSFLELNREPLEEYSTAKNSTEIVEIQSHYI; from the coding sequence ATGAATCAGACAAAGAGTCGGGATATTCCCCTCTACATTTACCATGCCGGGCAGTGTGACCCAAAGAAGTGTACGGGAAGAAAAATGGCACGCTTTGAGCTTGCCCGCCTTTATGACAGGATATCAAGACTTCCCAGATCAGCGATTTTGCTGGACCCCATGGCAGAAAAAGCTCTTTCACCGGCTGACGACCCTAAAAAAGGAATTATCGTGCTCGACTGCTCCAGGGAAGAAGTTGAAAGGGTTTTTCCGGAACTGGAAAAGCTTAACCTGGAACACAGAGCCCTTCCTTACATGCTTGCAGGCAACCCTGTAAACTTCGGAAGGCCATTCAAACTCAATTCCGCAGAAGCCTTTGCAGCAGCCCTGTATATTCTGGGATACAAAGAACAGGCCGAAAAAGTCATGTCCAAGTTTAACTGGGGGCACAGCTTCCTTGAATTGAACAGAGAGCCTCTTGAGGAATACTCAACTGCAAAAAACAGTACAGAAATTGTGGAAATTCAGAGCCATTACATTTGA
- a CDS encoding NosD domain-containing protein — protein sequence MKYVNIIFRILLSSILISGLAAAGSGMADENESVAQFTSSPDAAEGGDFAEGYSLAPVNPEFLEYQEQMNKKEKTARLLYSSPNEPTSGTEEYVTGLHPAPVSFSHLKAVEGADDPYSFEPFYDLRALGKVSPVKDQIDSGNCWTYGTYASLESYLLPSETWDFSENNMKNLLLPYYPDSFDCFEGGFTLMSAAYLARWSGPVVETDDPYDSHSRISPEETPIVKHVQEILFIPDREGALDNENIKSSLKEYGAVASSMYVDLACFDPVNNSYYYDGQEFSNHLVAIVGWDDSFDKNKFNPAAPGDGAFIVKNSWGPEWGEEGYFYISYYDSKISRDNAVYTAEDLNSYDSVYQYDPLGWVNSFGYAQNTSAWAANLFTAEENETLNAVSFYTTDSGAGYDVYIYTDPVSGPLNPEGLEASENGTFTYAGYHTVRLDQEVPLTEGQNFSVVLRLNAPDYGYPVALECPVEEYSSKASSLAGESYVSPDGINWADLSSIFENSNACIKAFTDRDAAPEAAFVRNITSGAAPLTVSFFDASRNPPVSWNWDFGDGTGSAEKNPVHTYPEAGLYTVTLSVENEFGDDITSREDCVSVGEQTAILYVDDEVSDTAPGTDAPPDTFPSIQEAVDRAAAGSTIIVRDGWYNETVNIDKTLTIRSECGPERTVVQSDNPEDCVFYITADSVNVSGFTIVGAGDYSNGLLSNYGILLYNVKENNICNNILTDNLLGICLYGSSSNTVNENNASSNVHTGIYLHDSHNNTFLKNRAVSNSCGICLEDSGENRLRSNEMRDNGYNLKITDFGSLNDIDTSNTVDLKPIYHVAGKSDFEINASSRAGAVFCINCQNVAIRDLNLENNYWGVVLCNTDTFLLENNTLANNSIGMYLLDSGDGKIINNRAVLNEECGFLFENACENNIENNTADSNMVYGLYLASSCGNALKNNTMSDNCYNFGAEGLLEPNSIETNNLVNGKPIYFYVNEPGEIVLDSNSNAGTAYFISCQNVTVRDLAPENNVCGIYLYNTSGAKLENNTVSDNLFGISLVDSDGCVLEKNSASGNNAGIYVLSSNNTRIAGNTLSENGHGICIADSRGNSLTSNIASENYNGFYAAASENNTFVENLANYNFEGIYLESSDNNQLINNAVLGNSYGIDLTFSKNNSLEANNANLNYYGTSMWASDNNTASNSDSSLNLLGILLLASENNKLINNTVLTNLYGVNLMAESTGIGDKTGPSENILASNIISYNLGTGILFDESYGNLIYNNSFDNIWNVEDESLNTWNSSEIGNYWSDYEGEDADGDGVGDTPYLINSHTGSMDYLPVTRSSDFPEFVEDSISGKRDVQDYRGISEEFAGSLWTVEALKNGGSKDRKASFSLSTPESGITEQGFEPWKHSAMVASGNGGPGRGLSGAGSETDSKPESGFFRDYKISRTIEVSRGMSLLVGDEEPENSENINKAVMEFRVSKAWAEENNIDISTVVLKKSHDEVWTPFETVVTGEDEEYYFFEAEALDFPGTLLWEQK from the coding sequence ATGAAATATGTGAACATTATATTCAGGATATTACTTTCTTCCATCCTTATTTCCGGTCTTGCAGCAGCAGGTTCCGGTATGGCTGATGAAAACGAATCGGTTGCACAGTTTACTTCCAGCCCGGACGCGGCTGAAGGAGGGGATTTTGCGGAAGGGTATTCTCTTGCTCCCGTAAATCCTGAGTTTCTGGAATATCAGGAGCAGATGAATAAAAAAGAAAAAACTGCCAGACTGCTATATTCCTCTCCGAATGAGCCGACTTCCGGAACAGAAGAGTATGTAACCGGGCTGCATCCAGCTCCTGTAAGCTTCTCGCACCTAAAAGCGGTTGAAGGTGCGGATGACCCTTACTCTTTTGAACCCTTTTACGACCTTCGGGCACTCGGAAAGGTCAGCCCTGTAAAAGACCAGATAGATTCGGGAAACTGCTGGACTTACGGGACATATGCCTCGCTTGAGTCCTATCTTCTCCCATCAGAAACCTGGGATTTTTCGGAAAATAATATGAAAAATCTGCTCTTACCTTATTATCCCGATAGCTTTGATTGTTTTGAAGGCGGCTTCACACTGATGTCTGCAGCTTATCTGGCGCGCTGGAGCGGACCTGTCGTTGAAACGGATGATCCATATGACTCTCATTCCAGGATTTCTCCAGAGGAGACGCCGATAGTAAAACACGTGCAGGAAATCCTCTTTATCCCGGACAGAGAGGGAGCCCTGGACAATGAAAACATTAAGTCGTCTCTTAAGGAATACGGGGCAGTCGCTTCTTCAATGTATGTGGATCTTGCCTGTTTTGATCCTGTTAACAACAGTTATTATTATGACGGCCAGGAATTCTCCAATCACCTTGTTGCTATTGTTGGCTGGGACGATTCTTTTGATAAAAATAAATTCAATCCGGCTGCTCCGGGAGACGGGGCCTTTATTGTAAAGAATTCCTGGGGTCCTGAATGGGGTGAAGAAGGTTATTTCTATATCTCATACTATGATTCGAAAATAAGCAGGGATAATGCAGTTTACACTGCAGAGGATCTTAACAGTTACGACTCCGTATACCAGTATGACCCTCTTGGATGGGTCAACAGCTTCGGCTATGCTCAGAATACATCCGCCTGGGCTGCCAATCTTTTCACAGCCGAAGAAAACGAGACTCTCAATGCTGTCAGTTTCTATACCACGGACTCGGGAGCCGGGTATGATGTCTATATTTATACTGATCCGGTCTCCGGTCCTTTAAATCCTGAGGGTTTAGAAGCGTCCGAAAATGGGACATTTACTTACGCAGGTTACCATACCGTCCGGCTGGACCAGGAAGTTCCACTCACAGAAGGGCAGAATTTTTCAGTGGTGCTCAGGCTCAATGCTCCTGATTACGGGTATCCGGTTGCCCTGGAGTGCCCCGTAGAAGAGTACAGCAGCAAAGCTTCTTCTCTTGCGGGAGAAAGTTACGTCAGCCCTGACGGGATAAACTGGGCTGACCTCTCTTCTATCTTTGAAAATTCAAACGCCTGCATAAAAGCGTTTACTGACAGGGACGCAGCTCCGGAAGCAGCTTTTGTACGGAATATTACTTCAGGGGCTGCCCCGCTTACGGTCAGTTTTTTTGACGCTAGCAGGAATCCCCCTGTGTCCTGGAACTGGGACTTTGGGGATGGTACAGGTTCTGCAGAAAAGAACCCTGTGCATACCTATCCTGAAGCAGGTCTTTACACAGTGACACTTTCAGTTGAAAACGAATTTGGAGACGACATCACATCCCGGGAAGATTGTGTTTCCGTGGGGGAGCAGACTGCAATCCTGTACGTTGACGATGAAGTATCCGATACTGCACCCGGCACTGATGCTCCACCTGACACTTTTCCTTCAATTCAGGAAGCAGTTGACAGGGCAGCTGCAGGTTCTACGATTATTGTCCGCGATGGCTGGTACAATGAAACCGTAAATATTGATAAAACCCTGACAATCCGCTCCGAGTGCGGACCTGAACGCACAGTAGTCCAGTCTGACAACCCTGAAGACTGTGTTTTTTATATCACTGCAGACTCCGTAAATGTCAGCGGATTCACCATAGTCGGGGCAGGCGATTACTCAAACGGGCTATTGTCCAATTATGGAATTCTTCTTTATAACGTAAAGGAAAACAATATCTGTAACAATATTCTCACAGATAATCTGCTCGGGATTTGCCTTTACGGTTCATCCAGCAATACGGTGAACGAAAACAATGCCAGTTCAAACGTCCATACAGGGATCTATCTCCATGATTCTCATAACAATACTTTTCTAAAAAACAGAGCCGTTTCAAACAGCTGCGGGATCTGTCTTGAAGATTCGGGAGAAAACAGGCTCCGCAGCAATGAGATGAGGGACAATGGATATAACTTGAAAATCACAGACTTTGGTTCCTTAAACGACATAGATACGAGTAATACTGTTGATCTCAAGCCCATTTATCACGTTGCTGGGAAAAGCGACTTCGAAATAAACGCTTCTTCCAGGGCAGGGGCTGTTTTCTGTATTAACTGCCAGAATGTGGCAATAAGGGATCTCAACCTGGAAAACAACTATTGGGGAGTTGTTCTCTGCAATACGGACACTTTTCTGCTTGAAAATAACACCCTTGCAAACAACAGTATAGGGATGTATCTCCTTGACTCCGGGGACGGAAAAATCATAAACAACAGAGCAGTTTTGAATGAAGAGTGCGGTTTCCTTTTTGAAAACGCATGTGAAAATAACATTGAGAACAACACTGCAGATTCAAACATGGTATACGGGCTCTACCTTGCCAGTTCCTGTGGAAATGCCCTTAAAAACAATACAATGTCGGACAACTGCTATAATTTTGGAGCCGAGGGGCTGCTTGAACCGAACAGTATAGAAACAAACAACCTTGTTAACGGCAAACCGATTTATTTCTATGTAAACGAGCCTGGAGAAATTGTGCTTGATTCAAATTCAAATGCAGGGACAGCTTATTTTATTTCCTGCCAGAACGTTACGGTCAGGGACCTTGCCCCTGAGAATAACGTATGCGGCATTTATCTCTATAATACAAGCGGGGCAAAGCTTGAAAATAACACCGTATCTGACAACCTTTTTGGCATCTCTCTTGTAGATTCCGATGGCTGCGTGCTCGAAAAAAACAGTGCTTCTGGCAATAATGCAGGCATTTATGTTTTAAGTTCAAATAATACCCGAATTGCGGGCAACACCCTTTCGGAAAACGGGCACGGCATCTGTATTGCAGATTCCAGGGGCAACAGCTTGACCAGTAACATCGCCTCGGAAAATTACAACGGATTTTATGCTGCCGCGTCCGAAAACAACACTTTTGTAGAAAACCTGGCAAATTACAACTTTGAAGGTATATATCTGGAGTCTTCGGATAACAACCAGTTAATTAATAATGCTGTTCTGGGAAACAGCTACGGCATCGACCTCACATTTTCGAAAAATAACAGTCTCGAAGCAAATAATGCGAACCTGAACTATTACGGGACCTCAATGTGGGCTTCTGACAACAATACAGCTTCTAACAGTGATTCCAGTTTGAATTTACTGGGAATTTTGCTCTTGGCATCTGAAAATAATAAGTTAATAAATAACACTGTTCTCACGAATCTGTACGGGGTCAACCTTATGGCCGAAAGCACAGGCATCGGGGATAAAACAGGCCCTTCTGAAAATATCCTCGCGTCGAATATTATTTCTTATAACCTTGGTACGGGAATCCTGTTCGATGAGAGCTATGGAAACCTTATTTACAACAATTCCTTTGACAACATATGGAATGTTGAAGATGAGAGCCTTAATACCTGGAACAGTTCCGAAATCGGGAACTACTGGAGTGATTATGAAGGTGAGGACGCTGACGGAGACGGAGTAGGCGATACACCCTATCTTATAAATTCTCACACCGGCAGCATGGATTATCTGCCAGTAACCCGTTCTTCCGATTTTCCGGAGTTTGTTGAAGATAGCATTTCAGGAAAGCGGGATGTTCAGGATTACAGGGGCATTTCGGAAGAGTTTGCGGGAAGTTTATGGACAGTTGAAGCCCTGAAAAATGGGGGTTCTAAAGACAGGAAAGCCAGTTTCAGCCTGAGCACTCCGGAATCTGGCATAACCGAACAGGGTTTTGAACCCTGGAAGCATTCTGCAATGGTAGCCTCAGGAAACGGGGGCCCAGGAAGGGGGCTTTCAGGTGCTGGCAGTGAGACAGATAGTAAACCGGAGAGTGGTTTCTTCAGGGATTATAAAATCTCCCGTACTATTGAGGTTTCCAGGGGCATGAGCCTCCTGGTAGGGGATGAAGAACCTGAAAACTCAGAGAATATAAATAAGGCAGTTATGGAATTCAGGGTTTCAAAAGCCTGGGCTGAAGAGAACAATATTGATATTTCCACGGTCGTCCTCAAAAAGTCCCATGATGAAGTCTGGACTCCTTTTGAAACAGTCGTGACCGGGGAAGACGAGGAATATTATTTCTTCGAGGCTGAAGCTCTTGATTTTCCAGGTACGCTGCTATGGGAACAGAAATGA